One window of the Perca fluviatilis chromosome 5, GENO_Pfluv_1.0, whole genome shotgun sequence genome contains the following:
- the usp19 gene encoding ubiquitin carboxyl-terminal hydrolase 19 isoform X2, with protein sequence MASSGGSGVAGNETVGRRGGAQHRGGSGRDNSSDLSSSTSKKKQKDRANQESREAKRATAAATAAVDGVIAEVKKDVFVDWKQNVNEVTVRLRCGEGVQRVEDINTTFTDTHCNVCFPDGRQWSCHLQEEIEASCSRVQYKEKGGFLHVIMHKKIPFHIWPSLKSNKKEKEAVPTETKKDKELEMKAVALASLEKPKLSSSQPKLQAQPPSSPAHSESRRGGKAERGVKRGIKNKPACDKATTDSVGVKAGDGPTTTSKPVAVTQGEPQEPSAKRTVVQLPKTTKEAPSPANRDAQSVESTVANGKAPHTHLPAGRSPQMQRRDVDNRAERLGNGQEQKPGVPVAAGSHTNKTQVAEKQNQSSDRSGATAHGSDSQPAAPVSTSDCLEPVGFNNDVDSASLETRGDRTDFEPEKKSVEQESEQDTLIRQQLESKEAGSISAVGVAGKQSQSPGLAQRQVSCDEEEKQDQSKEEPPLEMKQQEVPEPMVNLQFVKNDSYEKGTDLMVVNVYTKGICRDTARVIFREQDFTLIFQTSDTTFLRLHSDCGPNTVFKWQVKLRNLIQPEQCSYSFTPSRLDITLKKRHSQRWGGLEAPAPQEPVSHDLHFREQRSRELHLEIDCVGADRDLMVHPVGGAKVAVPSSPSCIEKSQPGSSQHSLPAKEEPPRVGEEKPKPPKASSRVEDGGLDNVAPRTVSEPTVTTPKPTCMVQPMTHAPPAGNERHEEEEEKKVCLPGFTGLVNLGNTCFMNSVIQSLSNTRELRDYFHDRAFEAEINCNNPLGTGGRLAIGFAVLLRALWKGTHHAFQPSKLKAIVASKASQFTGYAQHDAQEFMAFLLDGLHEDLNRIQNKPYTETVDSDGRLDEVVAEEAWQRHKMRNDSFIVDLFQGQFKSKLVCPTCSKVSITFDPFLYLPVPLPQKQKVLSVFYFAKEPHKKPIKFLVSVSKENSSTAEVLESISRSVRVKPENLRLAEVGKNRFQRMFSPSHSLDMVSSSDMLFCFEVLSKDMAKERVVLLRVQQRLQVPNIPISKCAACLKPPVSEEDKLKRCTRCYRVGYCNQVCQRTHWPNHKGLCRPNTENVGLPFLVSVPESRLSSARLNQLLEGYSRFSINVFQPPFQSGRTSPETSQCRVDLPPMPAGSPKDLGTGDEAVGDSSTVGAGDLELESRSLLPESQVENPQASALQSGDSDSLSSSQTSLSTTQTSDSGFSEPISSTSCCSLDPHAEKETSCEKAVRPEAAVTGYQHPSESASGHASQFYISLLDSNNKEQKLDEKEDLLADLPEDATLELVWKNNERLKEYVLVSSKELEYEEDPGSLSETARAGHFTLEQCLNLFTKPEVLAPEEAWYCPKCQQHREASKQLLLWRLPNVLIIQLKRFSFRSFIWRDKINDMVDFPVRNLDLSKFCIGQKDEMQQPPIYDLYAVINHYGGMIGGHYTAYARLPSDKNSQRSDVGWRLFDDSTVTMVEESQVVTRYAYVLFYRRRNSPVERPPRFLRPVGAESPSATGATASQASLIWRELEEEEEGLNEGPRGLLRSARRRREASRNGDEEDEDRTEGSVRRHRRQRMSDHPDDDCVRYFVLGTLAAVFALFVNLVYPLLYKSSWT encoded by the exons atgtgtttgtggACTGGAAGCAGAATGTCAATGAAGTGACTGTCAGACTGCGCTGTGGGGAAGGGGTGCAGAGGGTAGAGGATATCAACACAACTTTTACTGATACACACTGCAATGTTTGCTTTCCAG aTGGACGGCAGTGGAGCTGCCATTTGCAGGAGGAAATTGAGGCCTCGTGTAGCAGAGTCCAGTACAAGGAGAAGGGAGGTTTCCTCCATGTCATCATGCACAAGAAGATCCCCTTTCACATCTGGCCTTCACTTAAG TCAAacaagaaggagaaggaggcaGTACCTACAGAGACCAAAAAGGACAAGGAGCTGGAGATGAAAGCTGTTGCCTTGGCTTCATTAGAGAAACCCAAACTGTCCTCCTCGCAGCCAAAACTCCAGGCCCAGCCTCCCTCCTCACCTGCGCACAGCGAGTCAAGACGCGGCGGCAAAGCTGAACGGGGCGTCAAGCGCGGCATAAAAAACAAACCAGCGTGTGACAAGGCCACTACGGACTCTGTGGGGGTGAAAGCTGGAGATGGCCCGACCACCACCAGCAAGCCTGTTGCAGTCACGCAAGGCGAGCCTCAGGAACCCAGTGCCAAGCGCACCGTTGTACAGCTGCCCAAGACCACCAAGGAGGCTCCGTCACCAGCCAACAGGGACGCACAATCTGTCGAGTCTACGGTAGCCAATGGTaaagctccacacacacacctgcccgCTGGTCGGAGCCCACAGATGCAACGCAGAGACGTAGACAACCGAGCAGAGAGACTAGGCAATGGCCAGGAACAAAAACCAGGAGTGCCTGTTGCTGCTGGCAGCCATACCAACAAAACTCAG GTGGCAGAGAAGCAAAACCAGTCTTCAGACAGGTCTGGAGCAACAGCACACGGCAGTGATAGCCAACCAGCAGCTCCCGTCAGCACCAGTGACTGCCTCGAACCCGTCGGCTTTAACAACGATGTGGACTCTGCCTCTCTAGAAACGCGGGGGGATAGAACTGACTTTGAGCCAGAGAAAAAGTCTGTTGAGCAGGAATCGGAGCAGGATACTCTTATCCGCCAGCAGCTTGAATCAAAAGAGGCAGGTTCGATATCGGCTGTTGGCGTGGCTGGCAAACAAAGCCAGTCACCCGGTCTAGCTCAGAGGCAGGTCAGCTGTGACGAGGAGGAGAAGCAGGACCAGTCGAAGGAGGAGCCTCCTCTGGAAATGAAACAACAGGAAG TCCCAGAGCCGATGGTTAACCTGCAATTTGTGAAGAATGATTCGTACGAGAAGGGCACGGACCTGATGGTGGTTAATGTTTACACGAAGGGGATCTGCAGGGACACGGCCAGGGTCATCTTCAGGGAGCAGGACTTCACCCTCATCTTCCAGACAAG TGATACTACCTTTCTGCGGCTTCATTCAGACTGTGGTCCAAACACAGTTTTCAAGTGGCAAGTCAAACTCAG GAATTTGATCCAGCCTGAGCAATGCAGCTACTCCTTCACCCCGTCCCGACTGGACATCACCCTGAAGAAAAGGCACAGCCAGCGCTGGGGGGGCCTGGAGGCCCCCGCCCCACAAG AGCCGGTGTCACACGATCTACACTTCAGAGAGCAGCGGTCGCGCGAACTCCACTTAGAAATCGATTGTGTGGGAGCCGACAGGGACCTCATGGTGCATCCAG TGGGTGGCGCCAAGGTGGCTGTACCCTCCAGCCCTTCGTGCATTGAGAAGAGCCAGCCAGGCAGCAGCCAGCACAGCCTCCCAGCCAAGGAGGAGCCTCCAAGGGTCGGGGAGGAGAAACCTAAGCCCCCCAAGGCCTCATCTAGAGTGGAGGATGGCGGTCTAGATAATGTTGCTCCTCGCACGGTCTCTGAGCCCACTGTTACCACG CCTAAGCCTACCTGCATGGTGCAGCCCATGACCCATGCACCTCCTGCCGGCAATGAGCGCcatgaagaagaggaggagaagaaggtgTGCCTGCCTGGTTTTACAGGATTGGTCAACCTCGGCAACACCTGCTTCATGAACAGTGTCATCCAATCCCTGTCCAACACCAGAGAACTCAGGGATTACTTCCATG ATCGAGCATTTGAGGCAGAAATCAACTGCAACAATCCTCTGGGAACAGGAGGCAGGCTAGCCATTGGCTTTGCTGTGCTGCTCAGGGCCCTTTGGAAAGGAACACACCACGCCTTCCAACCCTCAAAACTCAAG GCAATTGTGGCCAGTAAAGCCAGTCAGTTTACAGGTTACGCCCAGCACGATGCCCAGGAATTCATGGCTTTTTTGCTGGACGGGCTCCACGAGGACTTGAACCGCATCCAGAATAAACCTTACACAGAGACGGTCGACTCTGACGGACGGCTGGATGAG GTGGTGGCTGAGGAGGCATGGCAGAGGCACAAAATGAGAAACGATTCCTTTATAGTGGACCTCTTCCAAGGCCAGTTTAAATCTAAGCTCGTCTGCCCCACATGCTCCAAG GTTTCCATCACCTTTGACCCTTTCCTCTACCTACCCGTGCCCTTGCCCCAGAAACAAAAGGTGCTCTCAGTTTTCTACTTTGCCAAGGAACCTCATAAAAAACCCATCAAG TTTTTAGTGAGTGTGAGCAAGGAGAACTCCAGCACCGCTGAAGTCCTCGAATCCATCTCTAGGAGTGTCAGGGTCAAACCAGAGAACCTCAGGCTGGCAGAG gTGGGGAAGAACCGCTTTCAGCGCATGTTCTCGCCGTCCCATTCCCTGGACATGGTGTCCTCCTCTGACATGTTGTTCTGCTTTGAGGTGCTTTCCAAAGACATGGCCAAAGAGAGAGTGGTATTGCTTCGAGTGCAGCAG AGACTCCAGGTCCCTAATATCCCCATTTCAAAGTGTGCTGCCTGCCTGAAGCCTCCAGTGTCTGAGGAAGACAAGCTGAAGCGGTGCACACGCTGCTATCGTGTGGGCTACTGCAATCA AGTGTGTCAGAGGACCCACTGGCCCAATCACAAGGGTCTGTGTCGACCCAACACTGAGAACGTGGGCCTTCCATTCCTGGTCAGCGTGCCGGAGTCCCGGCTCTCCTCTGCTCGTCTCAACCAGCTACTAGAGGGTTACTCCAG GTTTTCCATCAACGTGTTCCAGCCTCCTTTCCAGTCAGGTAGGACATCCCCTGAAACATCCCAGTGCCGGGTTGACCTCCCCCCAATGCCAGCAGGCTCTCCTAAGGATCTTGGGACAGGGGACGAGGCCGTGGGTGATAGCAGTACTGTAGGAGCAGGTGATCTGGAGCTGGAGAGTCGCTCTCTGCTGCCTGAGTCCCAAGTGGAGAATCCTCAGGCCTCAGCCCTCCAGTCTGGGGACTCAgattccctctcctcctcccagaCCTCACTCTCCACCACGCAGACTTCAGATTCAGGATTTTCTGAGCCAATCTCCTCCACATCCTGCTGCTCTCTGGACCCTCATGCTGAAAAGGAGACGTCCTGTGAGAAGGCAGTGCGGCCAGAAG CTGCAGTAACTGGGTATCAGCATCCAAGTGAATCAGCATCAGGTCATGCCAGTCAGTTCTACATATCTCTGCTGGACTCTAACAATAAGGAACAGAAGCTGGATGAGAAAG AGGACCTTCTGGCAGACCTCCCTGAAGACGCGACCCTGGAGCTGGTGTGGAAAAACAACGAGCGTCTGAAGGAGTATGTCCTGGTGAGCTCTAAGGAGCTGGAGTACGAGGAGGACCCCGGCTCTCTGAGTGAGACAGCCAGAGCGGGACACTTCACCCTGGAGCAGTGCCTTAACCTCTTCACAAAGCCAGAGGTGCTGGCACCAGAGGAGGCATG GTACTGTCCAAAGTGCCAGCAGCACCGAGAGGCCTCCAAGCAACTGCTGCTGTGGCGTCTGCCCAACGTTTTGATCATTCAGCTCAAACGCTTCTCCTTCAGGAGCTTCATCTGGAGGGATAAGATCAACGACATGGTTGACTTTCCTGTCAG GAATCTGGATCTAAGTAAGTTCTGTATTGGCCAGAAGGATGAGATGCAACAACCCCCTATCTACGACTTATATGCAGTCATCAACCACTATGGAGGAATGATAGGAGGCCACTACACGGCGTACGCTCGCCTGCCGAGTGACAAGAACAGCCAGCGCAGTGATGTTG GCTGGCGTCTGTTTGATGACAGTACCGTGACAATGGTGGAGGAGAGTCAGGTGGTGACGCGCTACGCCTACGTCCTGTTCTACCGACGACGGAACTCTCCCGTGGAGAGGCCGCCACGCTTCCTCAGGCCTGTAGGAGCCGAGTCGCCCTCTGCCACAGGAGCTACTGCGAGCCAG GCCTCTCTAATATGGCGGGAactggaggaagaagaggaggggcTCAACGAAGGCCCCCGCGGACTGCTCCGCTCTGCGCGGCGGAGGCGAGAAGCGTCGAGGAACGGAGATGAGGAAGACGAAGACAGAACTGAAGGATCTGTGCGACGGCACCGCAGGCAGAGGATGTCGGACCATCCTGATGATGACTGTGTGCGCTATTTTGTTCTGGGCACTCTGGCAGCCGTGTTTGCTCTGTTCGTCAATTTGGTCTACCCTCTTCTTTACAAATCCAGCTGGACCTGA
- the usp19 gene encoding ubiquitin carboxyl-terminal hydrolase 19 isoform X1: MASSGGSGVAGNETVGRRGGAQHRGGSGRDNSSDLSSSTSKKKQKDRANQESREAKRATAAATAAVDGVIAEVKKDVFVDWKQNVNEVTVRLRCGEGVQRVEDINTTFTDTHCNVCFPDGRQWSCHLQEEIEASCSRVQYKEKGGFLHVIMHKKIPFHIWPSLKSNKKEKEAVPTETKKDKELEMKAVALASLEKPKLSSSQPKLQAQPPSSPAHSESRRGGKAERGVKRGIKNKPACDKATTDSVGVKAGDGPTTTSKPVAVTQGEPQEPSAKRTVVQLPKTTKEAPSPANRDAQSVESTVANGKAPHTHLPAGRSPQMQRRDVDNRAERLGNGQEQKPGVPVAAGSHTNKTQVAEKQNQSSDRSGATAHGSDSQPAAPVSTSDCLEPVGFNNDVDSASLETRGDRTDFEPEKKSVEQESEQDTLIRQQLESKEAGSISAVGVAGKQSQSPGLAQRQVSCDEEEKQDQSKEEPPLEMKQQEVPEPMVNLQFVKNDSYEKGTDLMVVNVYTKGICRDTARVIFREQDFTLIFQTSDTTFLRLHSDCGPNTVFKWQVKLRNLIQPEQCSYSFTPSRLDITLKKRHSQRWGGLEAPAPQEPVSHDLHFREQRSRELHLEIDCVGADRDLMVHPGAVGGAKVAVPSSPSCIEKSQPGSSQHSLPAKEEPPRVGEEKPKPPKASSRVEDGGLDNVAPRTVSEPTVTTPKPTCMVQPMTHAPPAGNERHEEEEEKKVCLPGFTGLVNLGNTCFMNSVIQSLSNTRELRDYFHDRAFEAEINCNNPLGTGGRLAIGFAVLLRALWKGTHHAFQPSKLKAIVASKASQFTGYAQHDAQEFMAFLLDGLHEDLNRIQNKPYTETVDSDGRLDEVVAEEAWQRHKMRNDSFIVDLFQGQFKSKLVCPTCSKVSITFDPFLYLPVPLPQKQKVLSVFYFAKEPHKKPIKFLVSVSKENSSTAEVLESISRSVRVKPENLRLAEVGKNRFQRMFSPSHSLDMVSSSDMLFCFEVLSKDMAKERVVLLRVQQRLQVPNIPISKCAACLKPPVSEEDKLKRCTRCYRVGYCNQVCQRTHWPNHKGLCRPNTENVGLPFLVSVPESRLSSARLNQLLEGYSRFSINVFQPPFQSGRTSPETSQCRVDLPPMPAGSPKDLGTGDEAVGDSSTVGAGDLELESRSLLPESQVENPQASALQSGDSDSLSSSQTSLSTTQTSDSGFSEPISSTSCCSLDPHAEKETSCEKAVRPEAAVTGYQHPSESASGHASQFYISLLDSNNKEQKLDEKEDLLADLPEDATLELVWKNNERLKEYVLVSSKELEYEEDPGSLSETARAGHFTLEQCLNLFTKPEVLAPEEAWYCPKCQQHREASKQLLLWRLPNVLIIQLKRFSFRSFIWRDKINDMVDFPVRNLDLSKFCIGQKDEMQQPPIYDLYAVINHYGGMIGGHYTAYARLPSDKNSQRSDVGWRLFDDSTVTMVEESQVVTRYAYVLFYRRRNSPVERPPRFLRPVGAESPSATGATASQASLIWRELEEEEEGLNEGPRGLLRSARRRREASRNGDEEDEDRTEGSVRRHRRQRMSDHPDDDCVRYFVLGTLAAVFALFVNLVYPLLYKSSWT, translated from the exons atgtgtttgtggACTGGAAGCAGAATGTCAATGAAGTGACTGTCAGACTGCGCTGTGGGGAAGGGGTGCAGAGGGTAGAGGATATCAACACAACTTTTACTGATACACACTGCAATGTTTGCTTTCCAG aTGGACGGCAGTGGAGCTGCCATTTGCAGGAGGAAATTGAGGCCTCGTGTAGCAGAGTCCAGTACAAGGAGAAGGGAGGTTTCCTCCATGTCATCATGCACAAGAAGATCCCCTTTCACATCTGGCCTTCACTTAAG TCAAacaagaaggagaaggaggcaGTACCTACAGAGACCAAAAAGGACAAGGAGCTGGAGATGAAAGCTGTTGCCTTGGCTTCATTAGAGAAACCCAAACTGTCCTCCTCGCAGCCAAAACTCCAGGCCCAGCCTCCCTCCTCACCTGCGCACAGCGAGTCAAGACGCGGCGGCAAAGCTGAACGGGGCGTCAAGCGCGGCATAAAAAACAAACCAGCGTGTGACAAGGCCACTACGGACTCTGTGGGGGTGAAAGCTGGAGATGGCCCGACCACCACCAGCAAGCCTGTTGCAGTCACGCAAGGCGAGCCTCAGGAACCCAGTGCCAAGCGCACCGTTGTACAGCTGCCCAAGACCACCAAGGAGGCTCCGTCACCAGCCAACAGGGACGCACAATCTGTCGAGTCTACGGTAGCCAATGGTaaagctccacacacacacctgcccgCTGGTCGGAGCCCACAGATGCAACGCAGAGACGTAGACAACCGAGCAGAGAGACTAGGCAATGGCCAGGAACAAAAACCAGGAGTGCCTGTTGCTGCTGGCAGCCATACCAACAAAACTCAG GTGGCAGAGAAGCAAAACCAGTCTTCAGACAGGTCTGGAGCAACAGCACACGGCAGTGATAGCCAACCAGCAGCTCCCGTCAGCACCAGTGACTGCCTCGAACCCGTCGGCTTTAACAACGATGTGGACTCTGCCTCTCTAGAAACGCGGGGGGATAGAACTGACTTTGAGCCAGAGAAAAAGTCTGTTGAGCAGGAATCGGAGCAGGATACTCTTATCCGCCAGCAGCTTGAATCAAAAGAGGCAGGTTCGATATCGGCTGTTGGCGTGGCTGGCAAACAAAGCCAGTCACCCGGTCTAGCTCAGAGGCAGGTCAGCTGTGACGAGGAGGAGAAGCAGGACCAGTCGAAGGAGGAGCCTCCTCTGGAAATGAAACAACAGGAAG TCCCAGAGCCGATGGTTAACCTGCAATTTGTGAAGAATGATTCGTACGAGAAGGGCACGGACCTGATGGTGGTTAATGTTTACACGAAGGGGATCTGCAGGGACACGGCCAGGGTCATCTTCAGGGAGCAGGACTTCACCCTCATCTTCCAGACAAG TGATACTACCTTTCTGCGGCTTCATTCAGACTGTGGTCCAAACACAGTTTTCAAGTGGCAAGTCAAACTCAG GAATTTGATCCAGCCTGAGCAATGCAGCTACTCCTTCACCCCGTCCCGACTGGACATCACCCTGAAGAAAAGGCACAGCCAGCGCTGGGGGGGCCTGGAGGCCCCCGCCCCACAAG AGCCGGTGTCACACGATCTACACTTCAGAGAGCAGCGGTCGCGCGAACTCCACTTAGAAATCGATTGTGTGGGAGCCGACAGGGACCTCATGGTGCATCCAG GTGCAGTGGGTGGCGCCAAGGTGGCTGTACCCTCCAGCCCTTCGTGCATTGAGAAGAGCCAGCCAGGCAGCAGCCAGCACAGCCTCCCAGCCAAGGAGGAGCCTCCAAGGGTCGGGGAGGAGAAACCTAAGCCCCCCAAGGCCTCATCTAGAGTGGAGGATGGCGGTCTAGATAATGTTGCTCCTCGCACGGTCTCTGAGCCCACTGTTACCACG CCTAAGCCTACCTGCATGGTGCAGCCCATGACCCATGCACCTCCTGCCGGCAATGAGCGCcatgaagaagaggaggagaagaaggtgTGCCTGCCTGGTTTTACAGGATTGGTCAACCTCGGCAACACCTGCTTCATGAACAGTGTCATCCAATCCCTGTCCAACACCAGAGAACTCAGGGATTACTTCCATG ATCGAGCATTTGAGGCAGAAATCAACTGCAACAATCCTCTGGGAACAGGAGGCAGGCTAGCCATTGGCTTTGCTGTGCTGCTCAGGGCCCTTTGGAAAGGAACACACCACGCCTTCCAACCCTCAAAACTCAAG GCAATTGTGGCCAGTAAAGCCAGTCAGTTTACAGGTTACGCCCAGCACGATGCCCAGGAATTCATGGCTTTTTTGCTGGACGGGCTCCACGAGGACTTGAACCGCATCCAGAATAAACCTTACACAGAGACGGTCGACTCTGACGGACGGCTGGATGAG GTGGTGGCTGAGGAGGCATGGCAGAGGCACAAAATGAGAAACGATTCCTTTATAGTGGACCTCTTCCAAGGCCAGTTTAAATCTAAGCTCGTCTGCCCCACATGCTCCAAG GTTTCCATCACCTTTGACCCTTTCCTCTACCTACCCGTGCCCTTGCCCCAGAAACAAAAGGTGCTCTCAGTTTTCTACTTTGCCAAGGAACCTCATAAAAAACCCATCAAG TTTTTAGTGAGTGTGAGCAAGGAGAACTCCAGCACCGCTGAAGTCCTCGAATCCATCTCTAGGAGTGTCAGGGTCAAACCAGAGAACCTCAGGCTGGCAGAG gTGGGGAAGAACCGCTTTCAGCGCATGTTCTCGCCGTCCCATTCCCTGGACATGGTGTCCTCCTCTGACATGTTGTTCTGCTTTGAGGTGCTTTCCAAAGACATGGCCAAAGAGAGAGTGGTATTGCTTCGAGTGCAGCAG AGACTCCAGGTCCCTAATATCCCCATTTCAAAGTGTGCTGCCTGCCTGAAGCCTCCAGTGTCTGAGGAAGACAAGCTGAAGCGGTGCACACGCTGCTATCGTGTGGGCTACTGCAATCA AGTGTGTCAGAGGACCCACTGGCCCAATCACAAGGGTCTGTGTCGACCCAACACTGAGAACGTGGGCCTTCCATTCCTGGTCAGCGTGCCGGAGTCCCGGCTCTCCTCTGCTCGTCTCAACCAGCTACTAGAGGGTTACTCCAG GTTTTCCATCAACGTGTTCCAGCCTCCTTTCCAGTCAGGTAGGACATCCCCTGAAACATCCCAGTGCCGGGTTGACCTCCCCCCAATGCCAGCAGGCTCTCCTAAGGATCTTGGGACAGGGGACGAGGCCGTGGGTGATAGCAGTACTGTAGGAGCAGGTGATCTGGAGCTGGAGAGTCGCTCTCTGCTGCCTGAGTCCCAAGTGGAGAATCCTCAGGCCTCAGCCCTCCAGTCTGGGGACTCAgattccctctcctcctcccagaCCTCACTCTCCACCACGCAGACTTCAGATTCAGGATTTTCTGAGCCAATCTCCTCCACATCCTGCTGCTCTCTGGACCCTCATGCTGAAAAGGAGACGTCCTGTGAGAAGGCAGTGCGGCCAGAAG CTGCAGTAACTGGGTATCAGCATCCAAGTGAATCAGCATCAGGTCATGCCAGTCAGTTCTACATATCTCTGCTGGACTCTAACAATAAGGAACAGAAGCTGGATGAGAAAG AGGACCTTCTGGCAGACCTCCCTGAAGACGCGACCCTGGAGCTGGTGTGGAAAAACAACGAGCGTCTGAAGGAGTATGTCCTGGTGAGCTCTAAGGAGCTGGAGTACGAGGAGGACCCCGGCTCTCTGAGTGAGACAGCCAGAGCGGGACACTTCACCCTGGAGCAGTGCCTTAACCTCTTCACAAAGCCAGAGGTGCTGGCACCAGAGGAGGCATG GTACTGTCCAAAGTGCCAGCAGCACCGAGAGGCCTCCAAGCAACTGCTGCTGTGGCGTCTGCCCAACGTTTTGATCATTCAGCTCAAACGCTTCTCCTTCAGGAGCTTCATCTGGAGGGATAAGATCAACGACATGGTTGACTTTCCTGTCAG GAATCTGGATCTAAGTAAGTTCTGTATTGGCCAGAAGGATGAGATGCAACAACCCCCTATCTACGACTTATATGCAGTCATCAACCACTATGGAGGAATGATAGGAGGCCACTACACGGCGTACGCTCGCCTGCCGAGTGACAAGAACAGCCAGCGCAGTGATGTTG GCTGGCGTCTGTTTGATGACAGTACCGTGACAATGGTGGAGGAGAGTCAGGTGGTGACGCGCTACGCCTACGTCCTGTTCTACCGACGACGGAACTCTCCCGTGGAGAGGCCGCCACGCTTCCTCAGGCCTGTAGGAGCCGAGTCGCCCTCTGCCACAGGAGCTACTGCGAGCCAG GCCTCTCTAATATGGCGGGAactggaggaagaagaggaggggcTCAACGAAGGCCCCCGCGGACTGCTCCGCTCTGCGCGGCGGAGGCGAGAAGCGTCGAGGAACGGAGATGAGGAAGACGAAGACAGAACTGAAGGATCTGTGCGACGGCACCGCAGGCAGAGGATGTCGGACCATCCTGATGATGACTGTGTGCGCTATTTTGTTCTGGGCACTCTGGCAGCCGTGTTTGCTCTGTTCGTCAATTTGGTCTACCCTCTTCTTTACAAATCCAGCTGGACCTGA